The nucleotide sequence GCAGCGCATCATGCGGGTGCGGCGCAACTACAATAAGTGGGTCGCCAACCAGACCCTGGAAGACTATGCGCTGCGCTTTACCGCCAAACAGGCCCGGCGCTGGTCCGCCGCGCGCGTGTCGCAGACCGCGCTGGGCGCGATCTCGTTCCTGGCGCTGGAGGCTATCGGTGCCGCCATCACCCTGAGCTATGGCTTTACCAACGCCATGGCCGCCACCGTCACGGTGTGCGCCCTGATTTTCATGCTCGCGCTGCCGATCAGTTACTACGCCGCACGCTTCGGTGTCGACGTGGACCTGCTTACCCGTGGCGCCGGCTTCGGTTACCTCGGCTCCACCATCACCTCACTCATCTACGCCTCCTTCACCTTTATCTTTTTCGCGCTGGAAGCGGCCATCATGGCCATGGCGCTGCAGATACTGTTCGGCCTGCCGGTGTCGATCGGTTATCTGGTCAGCTCGCTGATGGTGATTCCACTGGTGACACACGGCATCACCTTTATCAGCCGTTTTCAGGTGTGGACGCAGCCGCTGTGGCTGCTGCTGCAACTGGTGCCGTTCGTGTTCATTCTGTTTCAGAAGCCGGAAAGTGTGGCGCAGTGGACCGGCTTCCCCGGCCACGGTGACGGCCAGTTCAATATCCTGTTGTTCGGCGCCGCCTGCGCGGTGCTGTTTGCCCTGGTGGGGCAGATTGGCGAGCAGGTCGATTTCCTGCGTTTTCTGCCGGAGCAGACACCGGGCAAGCGGCTGCGCTGGTGGGGTGCCCTGCTGGCCGGCGGCCCCGGCTGGGCCGTGGTCGGTGGGCTGAAAATCGCTGCCGGTTCGTTTCTTGCCGTGCTGGCGCTGCACTACGGGCTGACGCCCGCCGACGCCGCCGACCCGACGCACATGTACATCGTCGCGTTCAACCACCTGCACCTGAACCCGACCGCCAGCCTGGCGCTGGCCGGCATTTTCGTGATCCTCTGCCAGCTCAAGATCAATGTCACCAATGCCTACGCCGGCTCCATCGCCTGGTCGAATTTTTTCTCGCGGCTGACGCACAGCCACCCCGGCCGTGTGGTGTGGCTGGTGTTCAATGTGCTGATCGCACTGCTGCTGATGGAGATCGGCATCTATCTGGTGTTCGAGGATATTCTCGGCACCTATGCGCTGGTGGCGGTGGCCTGGATCGGCGCCCTGGTGGGCGATCTGGTGGTCAACAAACCGCTCGGCCTGTCACCCAGACATATCGAGTTTCGCCGCGCGCACCTGTACGACATCAACCCGGTCGGCGTTGGCGCCATGCTGCTGGCATCGCTGACCGGCATGCTCAGCAGCGGCGGCCTGTTCGGCCAACTGGCCCAGGCGCTGGCGCCCTTTATTGCCCTGCTGACGGCCTTCCTGGCAGCGCCCGCCATCGCGCTGCTCACCCGTGGCCGCTACTACATCGCCCGGCAACCGGCCAGCATCCCGTTGCGCGCCGGCTGCTGCATCTGCGAACACACCTTTGACCGCGAAGACATGGCGTTCTGCCCGGCCTATAACGGCCATATCTGTTCACTGTGCTGTTCACTGGATGCGCGCTGCAACGACAGCTGCAAGACCGGCTCGCGCGCGCAGGAACAGATCGTGGCGCTGCTGTCGCGCTGGCTGCCGGAACGCGGCGTGGCCATGCTGCGTTCACGCATGGGGCATTTTATCGGGTTGCTGGTGCTGATCACGGCACTGATCGCGGTGATTCTGACGTTGATCTACTACCAGTTACCGAACACCGATGCGCAGGTGCTGGCGCTGATGGCCGCCACGCTGGCCAAGGTGTTCGCCGTGCTGTTGATCATCAGTGGCGTGATCGCCTGGCTGTTCGTGCTCGCACACGAGAGCCGCGTGGTGGCACAGGAAGAATCCCGCCGGCAGACGGCGATGCTGATGGATGAAATCGCCGCACACGAAAAAACCGACCGCGCGCTGCAAAAGGCCAAGGAACAGGCTGAAGCGGCCAACCAGGCCAAGAGCCGCTACCTCACCGGCCTCAGCCATGAACTGCGCTCGCCACTGAATGCCGCGTTCGGTTATGCGCAATTACTGGAGCACGATCCCGCCGTGCCGGCGCACCTGCATGACGCCGTGGCAGCGATCCGCCGCTCCACCAGCCACCTCGCCGACCTGATCGAGGGGCTGCTGGAAATTTCCAAGATCGAAGCCGGCCGGCTGGAACTGGACCGCAATCAGGTGCGCATTCACGCGCTGATCGACGAACTGGTCAGCATGTTCCGGCTGCAGGCCAGCGAAAAAGGCATCGGCTTCCGTTTTGTCTGCACCACCCCCGTGCCGGAGCTGGTCACCGCTGACGAAAAACGGCTGCGGCAGATCCTGATCAATCTGCTCAGCAATGCGATCAAGTTCACCCGCCAGGGCGAAGTCGCGCTGCACTTCCGCTATCGCAACCAGGTGGCGGAATTCACCATCCGCGACACCGGCGTCGGTATCGCGCCGGAAGATATCGAGCGCATCTTTCTGCCGTTCGAGCGCGTGCGCAAGGCCGGCACGCCAGCCACCCACGGCACAGGCCTGGGCCTGACCATCACCCGGCTGCTGACCGAGATCATGGGCGGCGACCTGAACGTGCAGAGCACGCCCGGCCACGGCAGCGAATTCCGGCTGTCGCTGATGCTCTCCAGCCTGCCCTACCGCGCCAGCCCGACCCTGGCCCTCGCCCCGGTGGGCTATCACGGTGCACCGCGCACGTTGCTGGTGATTGACGACGACCCGACCCATCGTGGCCTGATCAGCGATATGCTGACGCCACTCGGCTTCAATATCCTGGAGGCGCCGGACGGCCCCACCGGCCTTGCCATGGCGCTGCAGAGCCAGCCACATCTGGTGTTGCTGGACATCGCCATGCCCGGCATGGACGGCTGGCAGGTGGCGGCCGCGCTGCGCGAAGGGAGTTACCGTGGCCCGGTGATCATGGTGTCCGCGAACGCCGGTGGCCATGCCCTGCCCGGCAGCCAGAGCGCCCACGACGATTATCTGGTGAAGCCGTACCGGCTCAGCGCCCTGCGCACCCTGCTCGACCGGCACCTGACCCTGAACTGGCGCTACGACGACACGCCCACGCCACCGCCACGCCTCGACAGCACCCCCTTGCCCGCGCCAGTCCGTGATGAACTGGTGGCGCTGGCCGAGATCGGCCATCTGGCCGCGCTGCGCCAGGCTCTGGCACGGCACACGGCGCTGATCCCCGCGCCCCTCTCGCAGGCCCTGGCCGACGCCCTCGGGCGCTGTGATTTCGCCCGTATCATCCAGCTACTGGAGCAGCCCCATGACACCGCCTCTGTCTGATCATCCCGTGGCCCGCCGGGACGTGGTGCTGGTGGTGGATGATTCCCCCGACACCCTGGGCATGATCCACCACGCGCTGGACAACGCCGGCCTGACCGCCCTGCTGGCACTGGAAGGCCGGCAGGCGCTGTCGATCGCCGACAAAATGGTGCCGGACATCATCCTGATGGATGCCGTGATGCCTGAGATGGACGGCTTTGAAACCTGCCGCCAGCTGAAACAGCAACCGGCGCTGCACCCGATCCCGGTGATCTTCATGACCGGCCTGTCGGACACCGACGATATCCTGCGCGGCTTCGACGCCGGCGGCGTCGATTACCTGACCAAGCCGGTGCATCCGGACGAGCTGGTAGCGCGTATCCGCGTGCATCTGGCCAACGCACGCCTGACCCAGAGCGCCCGTACCGCGCTGGACCGTGCCGGCCAACTGATGTTCGCCACCGACAGTCACGGCACGTTGCGCTGGGCCACGCCGCAGGCCGAACAATTGCTGCATGCCCAGCCGTTCGATCCCGGCTTTATGGCCCAGAGCCTGCGGCACTGGCTGAGCGAACCGCCGGAACGCGGCCAGCAACGCGCCCTCGGCGATGCCGGCCTGCGGCTGCGTTTTCTGGGCACACCGGCGCCGGGCGAATACCTGTTCCGGCTGTTGCAGCGTGACGGCGAGGCCGAGCTGGCGCTGCTGCGCGAAGCCCTGCACCTGACGCAGCGCGAGGCGCAGGTGCTGTTGTGGATCGCCCAGGGCAAGACCAACCGCGAAATCGGCGAGATCCTGTCGCTCAGCCCGCGCACCGTGAACAAGCACCTGGAGCAGATCTTCCGCAAGCTGGGCGTGGAGAACCGGACCTCGGCGGCGGCCATGGCGATCAGTCACCTGACGCAGACGTGAAGGGGTCGGACGTCTGACGTCGGACGTCTGACGCTTAAAACCCCGCTTCTCACCCTCTGATTTTGCGTCCGACGTCCGACGTCAGACGTCAGACCCTGTATTCCCCCGCCCCAGACCATTATCATGGCGCCCTTTCCAGCTAGCCCAGGGAAGCCGCATGGCCCGCAAGAACGCTTTTTACGCCCAGTCCGGTGGTGTCACCGCCGTCATCAACGCCTCCGCCGCCGGTGTCATCGAAGCCGCCCGCGACAGCAAAGTGATCGGCAAGGTCTACGCCGGCCGCAACGGCATCATCGGCGCCCTGACCGAAGACCTGATCGACACCAGCAAGGAATCGAAAGCCGCCATCGCCGCGCTCAGGCACACCCCCGGCGGTGCTTTCGGGTCCTGCCGCTACAAGCTGAAAAACCTGGAAACCAACCGCCGCGAGTACGAGCGTCTGATCGAGGTATTCCGCGCACACGACATCGGCTACTTCTTCTATAACGGTGGCGGCGACTCCGCCGACACCTGCCTGAAAGTCTCGCAGCTGGCCGAGACCATGGGCTACCCGATCCAGGCGATCCACGTACCGAAAACCGTCGACAACGACCTGCCGATCACCGACTGCTCGCCAGGCTTCGGCTCCGTGGCGAAATACACCGCCGTGTCGATCCGCGAAGCGGCGCTGGACGTGATGTCCATGTGCGCCACCTCGACCAAGGTATTCGTGATGGAAGTGATGGGCCGTCACGCCGGCTGGATCGCAGCGGCGGCTGGCCTGGCGCAGGAACAGGAAGGCGACGCACCACACATCATCGTGTTCCCGGAAATCGCCTTTGACCAGGCGAAGTTCCTGAAAAAAGTACAGCAGGCGGTGAAGAAGTACGGCTACTGTGTGATCGCCGTCTCCGAAGGCGCACGCTATAAAGACGGCACCTTCCTCGCCGACGCCGGCAGCACCGATGCGTTCGGCCACAAACAGCTCGGTGGCGTGGCACCGGTGCTGGCGCAACTGGTGAAAAACGAGTTGGGCCATAAATACCACTGGGCCGTGCCGGACTATCTGCAACGCTCTGGCCGTCACCTGGCATCTGCCACCGACCTGGAGCAGGCGTATGCCGTCGGTCGCGCTGCGGTCACCTTTGCGGAACAGGGCAAGAATGCCGTGATGCCCGCCATCGTGCGTGGCAAAGGCAAAAAGTATGCCTGGAGCATCGGCGAAGCCCCGCTGGCCGATGTTGCCAACGTGGAAAAGAAAATGCCGCGCAATTTCATCAGCAAGGACGGCTTCGGCATTACCGATGAAGCCCGCGCCTACCTGCTGCCGCTGATCCAGGGTGAAGCCGAGATGCCGTTCAAGAACGGCATGCCGGTACACGCGCGCCTGAAGCTGGCGCCGGTCACGAAAAAGCTCAAAGGGAAATTCAGCATTTAAGCACAGGGCGGGCGTGCATAGACGACGCCCACTCTATTCCCCCATCAGTTCCAGGAAATCCCTGAACACCCGGTCGGCATCGTCACCAAAATGCGAATGCCGGCCGGTGTCATAAAACCACGCCTGCATCCCGGCGCGCCGTGCCGCTTCGATGTCGTAACGGAAATCCCCGACGTACACCAGTGCCTCACAGGGCAGGTTCCACTGCCGTGCAATACGCAACAGGCCGTCCGGGTCCGGCTTCGGCCGGCAATCTTCGCGCGTGAGCACCACATCCACGTCGATGCCCAGGCGGGAGAGGGTCAATGCGGTAGGCACGCGTGCGTTGCGCGTCAGGATGCCGGTGGGCAGGCCCTGTCTGCGCAGGGCCGCGAGCCAGTCGTCCGCTCCCGGTATCCAGGAGGCCGCCCGGGCGCCGGCCATTTCGTGCTCGTGAATGATGCGATGCACGCGCGCCGCCTCGTCCTCCACCAGCCCCTCGGCGTATTCGATCAGGCCAAGACCGTCCGGGCAGCCGGTGGCGGCACGGATGGCGGCAAAATCCAGTTGCGAATCCACCAGCGTGCCATCGAGGTCGAAGATCACCCCGCGCAGTGACACGGCTTATGCCTCCACCGGGCCACGCGGTTTCTTGCGCGGGGTGGCAAAGCCGCCCTGGGTATCCGGTGCAGGCTTTTTCACCGCGGCTTTTTTCGCAGGGGTTTTCTTTGCGCCGGCTTTTTTCGCTTCGGTTTTCTTCTTCAGCTTTTTCTTTTTGCTGCCGGCAGCCTTGCCAGAGGATTTCAGTTTTTTCGGGCCATTGAAATGCCCCGGATGTTCAGCCACCAGCCGCTGGCTGATATTCAGCCGCAGGTAGCGGCTGATGCTCGACATCAGGTTCCACTCGTGCGCCGCCACCAGTGTGATGGCCAGGCCGTCGTGGCCGATACGCCCGGTGCGCCCGGCGCGGTGCAGGTATTCATCACCACTGCGCGGCACATCGAAATTGATCACCAGTTCCAGCCCGGATATGTCCAGGCCGCGCGCCGCCACGTCGGTGGCCACCAGCACCTGGATATCGCCGTTGCGCAGCTTGTCCAGCGTCTGCTTGCGGACCTTGTGGTCTTTTTCGCCATGCAGCACGTACACCTTGTCCAGATGGGTGCGCAACACACCACCGAGCCGGTCGGCCTGTTCGCGGGTATTGGTGAAGATAATGGTTTTTTCGAACGTCTCGTTGTCGAGCAGCCAGCGCAGCACGCGCTCCTTGTGCCCGACATCGTCGACAGTGATCAACTGGTGGCGAATGTTGGCGTGT is from Isoalcanivorax pacificus W11-5 and encodes:
- a CDS encoding ATP-binding protein → MSAQQRIMRVRRNYNKWVANQTLEDYALRFTAKQARRWSAARVSQTALGAISFLALEAIGAAITLSYGFTNAMAATVTVCALIFMLALPISYYAARFGVDVDLLTRGAGFGYLGSTITSLIYASFTFIFFALEAAIMAMALQILFGLPVSIGYLVSSLMVIPLVTHGITFISRFQVWTQPLWLLLQLVPFVFILFQKPESVAQWTGFPGHGDGQFNILLFGAACAVLFALVGQIGEQVDFLRFLPEQTPGKRLRWWGALLAGGPGWAVVGGLKIAAGSFLAVLALHYGLTPADAADPTHMYIVAFNHLHLNPTASLALAGIFVILCQLKINVTNAYAGSIAWSNFFSRLTHSHPGRVVWLVFNVLIALLLMEIGIYLVFEDILGTYALVAVAWIGALVGDLVVNKPLGLSPRHIEFRRAHLYDINPVGVGAMLLASLTGMLSSGGLFGQLAQALAPFIALLTAFLAAPAIALLTRGRYYIARQPASIPLRAGCCICEHTFDREDMAFCPAYNGHICSLCCSLDARCNDSCKTGSRAQEQIVALLSRWLPERGVAMLRSRMGHFIGLLVLITALIAVILTLIYYQLPNTDAQVLALMAATLAKVFAVLLIISGVIAWLFVLAHESRVVAQEESRRQTAMLMDEIAAHEKTDRALQKAKEQAEAANQAKSRYLTGLSHELRSPLNAAFGYAQLLEHDPAVPAHLHDAVAAIRRSTSHLADLIEGLLEISKIEAGRLELDRNQVRIHALIDELVSMFRLQASEKGIGFRFVCTTPVPELVTADEKRLRQILINLLSNAIKFTRQGEVALHFRYRNQVAEFTIRDTGVGIAPEDIERIFLPFERVRKAGTPATHGTGLGLTITRLLTEIMGGDLNVQSTPGHGSEFRLSLMLSSLPYRASPTLALAPVGYHGAPRTLLVIDDDPTHRGLISDMLTPLGFNILEAPDGPTGLAMALQSQPHLVLLDIAMPGMDGWQVAAALREGSYRGPVIMVSANAGGHALPGSQSAHDDYLVKPYRLSALRTLLDRHLTLNWRYDDTPTPPPRLDSTPLPAPVRDELVALAEIGHLAALRQALARHTALIPAPLSQALADALGRCDFARIIQLLEQPHDTASV
- a CDS encoding DNA-binding response regulator; this translates as MTPPLSDHPVARRDVVLVVDDSPDTLGMIHHALDNAGLTALLALEGRQALSIADKMVPDIILMDAVMPEMDGFETCRQLKQQPALHPIPVIFMTGLSDTDDILRGFDAGGVDYLTKPVHPDELVARIRVHLANARLTQSARTALDRAGQLMFATDSHGTLRWATPQAEQLLHAQPFDPGFMAQSLRHWLSEPPERGQQRALGDAGLRLRFLGTPAPGEYLFRLLQRDGEAELALLREALHLTQREAQVLLWIAQGKTNREIGEILSLSPRTVNKHLEQIFRKLGVENRTSAAAMAISHLTQT
- a CDS encoding 6-phosphofructokinase, with amino-acid sequence MARKNAFYAQSGGVTAVINASAAGVIEAARDSKVIGKVYAGRNGIIGALTEDLIDTSKESKAAIAALRHTPGGAFGSCRYKLKNLETNRREYERLIEVFRAHDIGYFFYNGGGDSADTCLKVSQLAETMGYPIQAIHVPKTVDNDLPITDCSPGFGSVAKYTAVSIREAALDVMSMCATSTKVFVMEVMGRHAGWIAAAAGLAQEQEGDAPHIIVFPEIAFDQAKFLKKVQQAVKKYGYCVIAVSEGARYKDGTFLADAGSTDAFGHKQLGGVAPVLAQLVKNELGHKYHWAVPDYLQRSGRHLASATDLEQAYAVGRAAVTFAEQGKNAVMPAIVRGKGKKYAWSIGEAPLADVANVEKKMPRNFISKDGFGITDEARAYLLPLIQGEAEMPFKNGMPVHARLKLAPVTKKLKGKFSI
- a CDS encoding HAD family hydrolase; protein product: MSLRGVIFDLDGTLVDSQLDFAAIRAATGCPDGLGLIEYAEGLVEDEAARVHRIIHEHEMAGARAASWIPGADDWLAALRRQGLPTGILTRNARVPTALTLSRLGIDVDVVLTREDCRPKPDPDGLLRIARQWNLPCEALVYVGDFRYDIEAARRAGMQAWFYDTGRHSHFGDDADRVFRDFLELMGE
- a CDS encoding DEAD/DEAH box helicase, with translation MFAELPLHERLLKALAELGFTEPTPVQAAAIPEALAGHDLRVTAQTGSGKTAAFLLPMLHYLIEHPDHRAGTRALILLPTRELARQTLKHVEQLIGFTYIKAELITGGEDFKVQAARMRKNPDILIGTPGRLLEHLEAGNLDFSDLTMLVLDEADRMLDMGFKDDVLRLAEICNPKRQTLLFSATPGGQAMAQVVAAVLREPRELVINTVRDEHANIRHQLITVDDVGHKERVLRWLLDNETFEKTIIFTNTREQADRLGGVLRTHLDKVYVLHGEKDHKVRKQTLDKLRNGDIQVLVATDVAARGLDISGLELVINFDVPRSGDEYLHRAGRTGRIGHDGLAITLVAAHEWNLMSSISRYLRLNISQRLVAEHPGHFNGPKKLKSSGKAAGSKKKKLKKKTEAKKAGAKKTPAKKAAVKKPAPDTQGGFATPRKKPRGPVEA